The genome window GGAATGTAGATAACAACATCGATTCCGCTAAAGGCTGCCGTCATCTTAGCAACGTCATGATAGTCAATTGCGGCAATTTCATATCCGGCATCTTTAAATTGAGAAACTTTGGCGGGATTGTGAACACCGACGCGGATGTTATCTGGGGATGTAAGTTTGCTTAATTGCTTAACAACGTGTTGACCAAGGTGCCCGGTTGCACCAGTAACCATATACTTCATTATTAGTTCCCTCTTTCTTTTTTGGCATCTTTTATTGCTTGCTTAACGCGAATAGTGTCGATGACATCTTGTAAACTGGTTTTTGCAAGTTTGGCTTTCGCGGCTGTTTCTGCTTGTTGGTAAAAGCCATCAAGCGTCTCTTGGATATTCCCGCCAACGATGCATTGGGGATTTGTTCGTTCATCAATTGTAAATAGATGAGCATCCCCTTCGATCGCAAGAAAAATATCATAGAGTGAGATATTTTCGGGTGATTTTGCAAGGGCTGGATCAGCTGCACCATGGACGGTATTGATTAAGCCAGCTTTATTGAGCGCGCTCATCAAACGTCGGACGACAACTGGCGAAGTTTCAATGCTGCTAGCGATATTATTACTTGTTAATGGAATAGTTCCTTGATAAATATTAATGAAAGCAAGAATATGAATGCTATCACTAAAACGGGTTGAAATTTTTATATTATCATTCCTTTAATTATGATTGTAATTTATGGAGTTACATGATGTCAAGGGGTTGAATTTATCATTGCCTTGACAATTTTTTTCTTAGATATAGTATTAGTTTATTGATTGAAACTTTTTTAGTTACAAGTTAGGAGAAAATAAATGAGATTTAAGAAAATCGTTGCTCTTTCATTATTAAGCATTGCTGGGTTGCTAGCAGGAACTATTACGCCGGCAGTAGCAAGTGCTGCCAGCAATAAACCAATTATTGTGGGTTCAAAAAATGTTTCAGAAAGTAAGACTGTCAGTGAAATTTACGCGCTTGCACTTGAACATGAGGGTTATAAGGTTACTCGGAAACCCAATATTTCAAATAATGTGATTTTTAGTGCAACACAAAAAGGCGAAGTTGATGTTTATCCTGATTATACGGGAACAATTGTAGAGGCGTACCTTAAAAAGAAGGGGACCGGCAAGAGTGCTAGTCAAATGGCTAAATTAGCACACGATGGTATTCAAAAAGACGGTTTGACGACATTTAAATACGCCCCGGGTGATAATCGCCAAGGTGTTGCAATGCCAACTAAGGACGCAAAGAAGTACCACATTACCAATTTAAGTGAACTGCAAAAGAATGCAAAGAAGATTAACTTTGCTTCACAGGGTGAGTTCGAAAAACGTGCTGATGCCCTTCCGGAAATGAATAAGGTTTATGGTAAATTTGATTTTAAGTCAATTAAGGATTATGACGTAAATTTACTCTACAAGATTATGGAACAAGGGAAAGCACAAGCAGCTCCGGTTTCAACAACTGATGGTCAATTAGCAACTGGCAAGTTTACTTTACTAAAGGATAATAAGAATATTTGGCCACCATATAATTTAGTGCCAGTAGTAAATAAAAAAGCTGCTAAAAGTCATCCAAAAATGGAGCAAGCCTTAAATAAAGTTGATGCGAAGTTAACAACTAAGCAATTAACAGATCTAAACAAAAAAGTTAATGTCGACGGGCAAAATTATAAGACTGTTGCTAAAAATTGGTATAATCAAAATATGAAATAAGTGCCAAAGGGGCAGATAGCTAGTTTTTTTATTGCTAGATATTTGCTCCTTCGTTATAGGTAATAGATGGGGAGTGGTAGCTTGCTAGAGCAAATAATTCAGTATTTTCAAACAAATAGCGGCCAATATTGGCAATATGTTGGTCAGCATATAATTCTGACTGTTGTAACGCTCGTGATTTCAATGATCATTGCATTGCCATTAGGATATATTGGTTCGCGAATAAAACCAGTTGCTCAATTTTGTGTGATGTTTGCGCAATTGTTGCGAATTATTCCTAGTTTGGCATTGCTGTTTTTATTAATTCCATTTATTGGAACGGGGGTTGTCCCTGCATTAATTGCTTTAATTGTTTTAGCGCTTCCGCCGTTGCTAATCAATACAATTCTTGGTTTTAATGAAGTGAGTCCACTATATAAGGAAGTTGGGATAGCCCTAGGGATGGATCAGCGTCAGTTGCGCCGGCAAATAGAAATTCCCCTGGCGTTGCCCTATATTTTAAACGGAATAAAACTAGCATTGGTTGAAATCATTGCTAGTGCAACCTTAGCTACTTATATTGGTGCTGGTGGATTGGGAAC of Limosilactobacillus reuteri subsp. reuteri contains these proteins:
- a CDS encoding glycine betaine ABC transporter substrate-binding protein, which translates into the protein MRFKKIVALSLLSIAGLLAGTITPAVASAASNKPIIVGSKNVSESKTVSEIYALALEHEGYKVTRKPNISNNVIFSATQKGEVDVYPDYTGTIVEAYLKKKGTGKSASQMAKLAHDGIQKDGLTTFKYAPGDNRQGVAMPTKDAKKYHITNLSELQKNAKKINFASQGEFEKRADALPEMNKVYGKFDFKSIKDYDVNLLYKIMEQGKAQAAPVSTTDGQLATGKFTLLKDNKNIWPPYNLVPVVNKKAAKSHPKMEQALNKVDAKLTTKQLTDLNKKVNVDGQNYKTVAKNWYNQNMK
- a CDS encoding Rrf2 family transcriptional regulator; the protein is MKISTRFSDSIHILAFINIYQGTIPLTSNNIASSIETSPVVVRRLMSALNKAGLINTVHGAADPALAKSPENISLYDIFLAIEGDAHLFTIDERTNPQCIVGGNIQETLDGFYQQAETAAKAKLAKTSLQDVIDTIRVKQAIKDAKKERGN
- a CDS encoding ABC transporter permease, translating into MGSGSLLEQIIQYFQTNSGQYWQYVGQHIILTVVTLVISMIIALPLGYIGSRIKPVAQFCVMFAQLLRIIPSLALLFLLIPFIGTGVVPALIALIVLALPPLLINTILGFNEVSPLYKEVGIALGMDQRQLRRQIEIPLALPYILNGIKLALVEIIASATLATYIGAGGLGTLIFTGLGLYDMSYVVIGAVSVAILSLLAMISFDFLIRKVQKHDRTNYSI